From one Clostridium cylindrosporum DSM 605 genomic stretch:
- the pduA gene encoding propanediol utilization microcompartment protein PduA produces the protein MATGQALGMIETKGLTAAIEAADAMVKAANVALVGYEKIGWGLVAVMVRGDVGAVKAATDAGAEAARSVGELHAVHVIPRPHSEVERVILKSE, from the coding sequence ATGGCAACAGGACAAGCTTTAGGAATGATCGAAACTAAGGGACTTACAGCTGCTATTGAAGCAGCAGATGCAATGGTAAAGGCTGCTAACGTAGCACTTGTTGGATACGAAAAAATTGGCTGGGGACTAGTAGCAGTTATGGTAAGAGGAGACGTTGGAGCTGTTAAGGCTGCAACTGATGCTGGAGCAGAAGCTGCAAGATCAGTTGGTGAATTACACGCTGTTCACGTAATCCCAAGACCACACTCAGAAGTAGAAAGAGTAATTCTTAAGTCTGAATAA
- a CDS encoding BMC domain-containing protein — translation MRSALGVIEVIGLGTAITALDAACKAADVTLVGYDKVIGVNKAISVVVNVAGEVAAVKAAVEAGAAAATRVGTLVSSHVLARPHEELDMLINEFAKNLKKKVVKEESVVEEATVEPVVEEVEENIEEATTDEKSSNKNDKKNKK, via the coding sequence TTGAGATCAGCTCTAGGTGTAATAGAAGTAATAGGACTAGGAACTGCAATTACTGCACTTGATGCAGCTTGTAAAGCAGCAGATGTAACTCTTGTTGGTTATGACAAGGTTATTGGTGTTAACAAGGCAATAAGTGTTGTAGTTAATGTAGCTGGAGAAGTTGCAGCTGTTAAAGCAGCAGTAGAAGCAGGCGCAGCAGCAGCTACTAGAGTAGGAACTTTAGTATCTTCACACGTACTTGCAAGACCACATGAAGAACTTGACATGCTTATCAATGAGTTCGCTAAGAACCTAAAAAAAAAAGTAGTTAAGGAAGAATCAGTAGTTGAGGAAGCAACTGTAGAACCAGTTGTTGAAGAAGTTGAAGAAAATATTGAAGAAGCTACTACAGATGAAAAGTCATCTAATAAAAATGATAAGAAAAACAAGAAATAA
- a CDS encoding BMC domain-containing protein gives MKQAIGIVETKSLVAAIQASDTMVKAADVHVVDFNYVGSGIVAVIVSGEVAAVTAAVESASEVIGQIADIISTNVIARPHDEVDKMINQ, from the coding sequence ATGAAGCAAGCTATAGGAATAGTTGAAACTAAAAGCTTAGTAGCTGCTATCCAAGCTTCAGATACTATGGTTAAGGCAGCTGACGTACATGTTGTTGATTTCAACTATGTAGGTTCAGGAATAGTAGCTGTTATAGTATCAGGCGAGGTTGCTGCTGTAACTGCAGCTGTTGAAAGTGCTTCTGAAGTTATAGGTCAAATAGCAGACATTATATCAACAAATGTAATTGCAAGACCTCATGATGAAGTAGATAAAATGATTAATCAGTAG
- a CDS encoding UbiD family decarboxylase: METQMLRATMRQLEQLGEIEVCNVPVDPKFELGAVLSHFNNQKPILFNNVKGYNMPVLGGLYGNRDLYHKLTNTNTEERIFKYMNAIANPQPARIVNDGPIKENIITRNIDIPRMFPAPTSHDSDSGAFLTAGMFIVRDPETGYTHMAVRRFQVRGGNIINALISGHSPALREQFAEFEKINKPLECAVVLGYDATYLLASQIGSRRYGLDKHQVDSALRGEALELVKCHTVDLEVPAFAEMVFEGVLLPNRREIEGPFGELMGYYGETAPNPVMEVRCIMHRNNPIFQHAFPCREEHLANGLIREVELYGALKNMVDVQDVNITIGGGCRLHAVVSIKKKKEGDGKAAILAALGSCYDIKHVVIVDEDIDIYDPMSVELALASRVQAAQDVVIVPGANGSGLEASHVYRGVSDKMGIDATKPLNDPHGLFTMAYIPGFENGVDIEKYIPGINK; the protein is encoded by the coding sequence ATGGAAACTCAAATGTTAAGAGCAACAATGAGACAATTAGAACAATTAGGCGAAATTGAAGTTTGCAACGTACCAGTAGATCCTAAGTTTGAATTAGGAGCAGTACTATCTCACTTTAATAATCAAAAGCCAATACTATTTAATAATGTTAAGGGATACAATATGCCAGTACTAGGTGGTCTTTATGGTAACCGTGATTTATACCATAAGCTAACTAATACTAATACTGAAGAAAGAATCTTCAAGTATATGAACGCTATTGCAAACCCTCAACCAGCAAGAATAGTAAATGATGGACCTATTAAGGAAAATATTATTACTAGAAATATAGATATACCAAGAATGTTCCCAGCTCCAACTTCACATGATAGTGATTCAGGTGCATTTTTAACAGCTGGTATGTTTATAGTTAGAGATCCTGAAACAGGATACACTCATATGGCTGTACGTAGATTCCAAGTTAGAGGTGGAAATATAATTAACGCTCTAATTTCAGGACACTCACCAGCACTTAGAGAGCAATTTGCTGAATTCGAAAAGATCAACAAACCTCTAGAATGTGCTGTTGTACTAGGATATGATGCAACTTACCTTTTAGCATCACAAATTGGTTCAAGAAGATACGGACTTGACAAGCACCAAGTAGACTCAGCTCTAAGAGGTGAAGCACTTGAACTTGTTAAATGTCATACAGTAGATCTTGAAGTTCCAGCTTTTGCTGAAATGGTATTCGAAGGAGTTCTTCTACCAAACAGACGTGAAATAGAAGGACCATTCGGAGAACTTATGGGATACTATGGTGAAACAGCACCTAACCCAGTTATGGAAGTTAGATGTATAATGCATAGAAATAATCCTATATTCCAACATGCATTCCCATGTAGAGAAGAACATCTTGCTAACGGACTTATCAGAGAAGTTGAGCTTTACGGAGCACTTAAGAACATGGTAGATGTTCAAGATGTTAACATCACTATAGGTGGTGGATGCAGATTACATGCTGTAGTGTCAATCAAGAAGAAAAAAGAAGGTGACGGAAAGGCAGCAATACTTGCGGCACTTGGAAGTTGCTACGATATTAAGCATGTAGTTATAGTTGACGAGGATATTGATATATATGATCCAATGAGCGTAGAACTTGCACTAGCATCAAGAGTTCAAGCAGCTCAAGATGTTGTAATAGTTCCAGGAGCTAATGGTTCAGGACTTGAAGCATCTCATGTATACCGTGGAGTTTCAGACAAAATGGGTATAGATGCAACTAAGCCTTTAAATGATCCACATGGTTTATTTACAATGGCGTATATTCCAGGATTCGAAAACGGTGTAGACATCGAAAAGTACATTCCAGGAATCAATAAATAA
- a CDS encoding UbiX family flavin prenyltransferase — protein MKVIVGVSGGSGAIYGVALLKVLKELGIETHLVVSTLGEHVVEHECGIKLDELKKLATYYHDNKNLAAPIASGSFKTDAMVIVPCSMKTVASVAYGLSDNLLTRAADVSIKENRKLIVVPRESPLSTIHLENMLKLSKLGVTVLPPSPGFYSQPESIGDIVALIVGRILDQLGIEHNLLKRWGEEA, from the coding sequence ATGAAAGTTATTGTAGGAGTTTCAGGAGGCAGCGGAGCAATCTACGGTGTAGCTCTTTTGAAAGTTTTAAAAGAACTTGGAATAGAAACCCATCTTGTTGTTTCAACACTTGGAGAACATGTTGTTGAACACGAGTGTGGTATTAAATTAGATGAGCTAAAAAAGCTTGCCACTTATTATCATGATAACAAAAATCTTGCTGCGCCTATTGCCAGTGGGTCTTTCAAAACAGACGCTATGGTAATAGTACCATGCTCAATGAAAACAGTAGCATCTGTAGCTTATGGACTATCTGACAATTTGCTAACAAGAGCTGCTGATGTTAGCATAAAGGAGAATAGAAAGTTAATTGTAGTTCCAAGAGAATCGCCTCTTAGCACAATTCACTTAGAAAACATGCTAAAGCTTTCTAAACTTGGAGTTACAGTACTTCCACCTTCTCCAGGATTTTATAGCCAGCCTGAATCTATAGGGGATATAGTTGCCCTTATAGTAGGTAGGATATTAGATCAATTAGGAATAGAACACAATCTCTTAAAGAGATGGGGAGAAGAAGCTTAG
- a CDS encoding cysteine hydrolase family protein, giving the protein MARYGICVIDMLNDFIGESAPLRCPGGEEIVPNLQKLFKWARARMDAGHDDVHLIHIQEAHRKHDADFRVRPVHAIKGTHGSDFIKELYPEDRRCEYIIPKRRHSAFQHTDLDLYLREENLDTVVITGVWTNVCCRSTAADALANAYRVITLTDGNHSKTQAQHESGLVDLSIFTKLTTIDQFTADIDAGVDAWAGAGDQKNEVK; this is encoded by the coding sequence ATGGCAAGATACGGTATATGTGTAATCGATATGCTTAACGACTTTATAGGAGAAAGCGCACCACTAAGATGTCCAGGTGGGGAAGAAATCGTTCCTAACCTACAAAAGCTTTTCAAATGGGCTAGAGCTAGAATGGACGCTGGACATGATGATGTTCATCTAATCCACATCCAAGAAGCTCACAGAAAGCATGATGCTGACTTCAGAGTAAGACCAGTTCACGCTATAAAGGGAACTCATGGATCAGATTTCATAAAGGAACTTTACCCAGAAGACAGAAGATGTGAATACATCATTCCTAAGAGAAGACACAGTGCGTTCCAACACACTGACCTAGACCTATACCTAAGAGAAGAAAACCTTGATACAGTTGTTATCACTGGTGTTTGGACTAACGTTTGCTGTAGATCAACTGCTGCTGACGCTCTAGCTAACGCTTACAGAGTAATCACTCTAACTGACGGTAACCACTCAAAGACTCAAGCTCAACATGAAAGTGGTCTAGTTGACCTTTCAATCTTCACTAAGCTTACTACAATCGATCAATTTACAGCTGATATAGACGCTGGAGTTGACGCTTGGGCTGGTGCTGGAGATCAAAAGAACGAAGTTAAGTAA
- a CDS encoding dihydroorotase: protein MKFDVIVKNARIPQGHANETVVTNILIKDEQIAGFVNCIDGIDAVNVIDAAGNLVLPGCIDSHTHFMDPGFSHRETVESGSQQAARGGITTVIDMPCCTVPSARNVDQFNWKKEYWSEHCHVDFALWGGVTGEDVRLKQLHVVKDQADAGAVAFKVYMTPSVPTYPRVTDPELLEIAKAVAETGLSMGVHAENFAMCDFYVNKLKEEGRLDGPAWADARLELAEKVAIELGISISEATGVRYHVVHMSTSIGAKLIRQGKMRGLDVTSETCPHYLTINAQDAMTEYHACAKIAPPLRTKKDNAELWEGLANGSVDFIATDHAPYNIELEKTGRDIWTAFPGIPGIETMVEIIVNGFNDGKITLEKMVEILSKNAAIHYGLYPKKGSMQVGSDADLTIIDLDKEWTIDKDDKDSYMQNKYTPLQGIKLKGRVNKTIVRGHLVYEEGTGIISEAGFGNFIPRQNEDKLERKLRFIEYKPTTF from the coding sequence ATGAAGTTTGATGTTATTGTTAAAAACGCTAGAATACCTCAAGGACATGCTAACGAAACAGTTGTTACTAACATTCTTATAAAGGATGAACAAATCGCAGGATTTGTTAACTGTATCGATGGAATTGACGCAGTAAACGTTATTGATGCAGCTGGAAACCTAGTACTTCCAGGATGTATCGATTCACATACTCACTTTATGGATCCAGGATTCAGCCACAGAGAAACAGTTGAATCAGGTTCACAACAAGCAGCTAGAGGTGGTATAACTACTGTTATCGACATGCCTTGCTGTACAGTTCCTTCAGCTAGAAACGTTGATCAATTCAACTGGAAGAAGGAATACTGGTCAGAACATTGCCACGTTGACTTCGCACTTTGGGGTGGAGTAACTGGTGAAGACGTAAGACTTAAGCAACTTCACGTTGTTAAGGATCAAGCAGATGCAGGAGCAGTAGCTTTCAAGGTATACATGACACCTTCAGTGCCTACATACCCAAGAGTTACAGACCCTGAACTACTTGAAATTGCTAAGGCTGTTGCTGAAACAGGTCTTTCAATGGGTGTTCACGCTGAAAACTTCGCTATGTGTGACTTCTACGTTAACAAGCTTAAGGAAGAAGGAAGACTAGACGGACCAGCTTGGGCTGACGCTAGACTTGAACTTGCTGAAAAGGTAGCTATCGAGCTTGGAATCAGCATATCAGAAGCTACAGGTGTTAGATACCACGTAGTTCATATGTCAACTTCAATCGGAGCTAAGCTAATCAGACAAGGTAAGATGAGAGGTCTTGATGTAACATCAGAAACTTGCCCTCACTACCTAACAATCAACGCTCAAGATGCAATGACTGAATACCATGCATGTGCTAAGATTGCTCCACCTCTTAGAACTAAGAAGGACAATGCTGAGCTTTGGGAAGGTCTTGCTAATGGATCAGTAGACTTTATCGCTACAGACCATGCTCCATACAACATAGAGCTTGAAAAGACTGGAAGAGATATCTGGACTGCGTTCCCAGGAATCCCAGGAATCGAAACAATGGTAGAAATCATTGTTAACGGATTCAACGATGGAAAGATAACTCTTGAAAAAATGGTAGAAATTCTTTCAAAGAATGCTGCTATTCACTATGGACTATATCCTAAGAAGGGGTCAATGCAAGTAGGATCAGACGCTGACCTTACTATAATTGACCTTGACAAGGAATGGACTATAGACAAGGATGATAAGGACTCATACATGCAAAACAAGTATACTCCACTTCAAGGTATTAAGCTAAAGGGTAGAGTAAACAAGACAATCGTAAGAGGACACCTTGTATACGAAGAAGGAACTGGAATCATCTCAGAAGCTGGTTTTGGTAACTTCATTCCAAGACAAAACGAAGATAAGCTTGAAAGAAAGCTTAGATTCATTGAATACAAGCCAACAACATTCTAA
- a CDS encoding formate--tetrahydrofolate ligase, with amino-acid sequence MKTDVQIAQEAQMKPITEVANYLGIQDDELELYGKYKAKVSLDVLERQKDKEDAKLVLVTAINPTPAGEGKTTTNVGLSMGLNKIGKRTITALREPSLGPCFGVKGGAAGGGYAQVVPMDDINLHFTGDFHAITSAHNLLAALLDNHLHQGNALNINPKKIVWKRVIDMNDRSLRNVIIGLGGNGDGFVRQAQFDITVASEIMAILCLATSMSDLKERLSKMIVAYAKDGSAVTAGQLEATGAMALLLKDAVKPNLVQTLENTPAFIHGGPFANIAHGCNSVLATKVALKLADYVVTEGGFGADLGAEKFFDIKSRFAGLKPNCVVIVATVRALKMNGGVPKTELAAENVEAVKKGVANLERHIENVAKFGVPAVVAINKFPLDTEAELKAVEDACNAKGADVVLSDVWANGGEGGVEMAKKVVEICEKNEANFAPLYDVNLSIPEKIEKIATTIYRADGVDFTSDCKKQIAELEKLGLDKMPICMAKTQYSFSDDPTLLGAPTGFRITVREVRVSAGAGFIVALTGNIMTMPGLPKVPAANGMDILESGEIIGLS; translated from the coding sequence ATGAAAACAGACGTTCAAATAGCTCAAGAAGCTCAAATGAAGCCAATCACTGAAGTGGCTAACTACCTTGGAATTCAAGATGATGAACTAGAACTATACGGAAAGTATAAGGCTAAGGTTTCTCTAGACGTTCTAGAAAGACAAAAAGATAAGGAAGATGCTAAGCTTGTTCTTGTAACAGCTATCAACCCAACTCCAGCTGGAGAAGGAAAGACAACTACAAACGTTGGTCTTTCAATGGGTCTTAACAAAATTGGTAAGAGAACAATCACAGCTCTTAGAGAGCCATCACTAGGACCTTGCTTCGGAGTTAAGGGAGGAGCAGCAGGTGGTGGATACGCACAAGTTGTACCTATGGACGATATCAACCTACACTTTACAGGTGACTTCCATGCTATAACTTCAGCTCACAACCTACTAGCAGCACTACTTGACAACCATCTACACCAAGGAAACGCTCTAAACATCAATCCTAAGAAGATTGTTTGGAAGAGAGTTATCGACATGAACGATAGATCACTAAGAAACGTTATAATCGGTCTTGGTGGAAATGGTGATGGATTCGTAAGACAAGCACAATTCGATATCACAGTTGCTTCAGAAATAATGGCAATTCTTTGTCTTGCAACATCAATGTCAGACCTTAAGGAAAGACTTTCAAAGATGATCGTAGCTTATGCTAAGGACGGAAGCGCAGTTACAGCTGGTCAACTAGAAGCTACAGGAGCTATGGCACTTCTTCTTAAGGATGCTGTTAAGCCAAACCTTGTTCAAACACTAGAAAACACACCTGCATTCATCCACGGTGGACCATTCGCGAACATCGCACATGGATGTAACTCAGTTCTTGCTACTAAGGTTGCTCTTAAGCTTGCTGATTACGTAGTAACTGAAGGTGGATTCGGTGCTGACCTTGGAGCTGAAAAGTTCTTTGATATTAAGTCAAGATTCGCTGGTCTTAAGCCAAACTGTGTAGTTATCGTTGCTACAGTTAGAGCTCTTAAGATGAACGGTGGAGTTCCTAAGACTGAACTAGCTGCTGAAAACGTTGAAGCTGTTAAGAAGGGTGTAGCTAACCTTGAAAGACACATTGAAAACGTTGCTAAGTTCGGAGTACCAGCAGTTGTTGCTATCAACAAGTTCCCACTAGATACAGAAGCTGAACTTAAGGCTGTAGAAGATGCTTGTAACGCTAAGGGTGCAGACGTTGTTCTTTCAGACGTTTGGGCTAACGGTGGAGAAGGTGGAGTTGAAATGGCTAAGAAGGTTGTTGAAATCTGTGAAAAGAATGAAGCAAACTTTGCACCACTATACGATGTAAACCTAAGCATTCCAGAAAAGATCGAAAAGATCGCTACTACTATATACAGAGCAGACGGAGTTGACTTCACTTCAGATTGTAAGAAGCAAATCGCTGAACTTGAAAAACTTGGTCTAGACAAGATGCCAATCTGTATGGCTAAGACTCAATACTCATTCTCAGATGATCCAACACTACTTGGAGCACCAACAGGATTCAGAATCACTGTAAGAGAAGTAAGAGTATCAGCAGGTGCAGGATTTATCGTAGCACTTACTGGAAATATCATGACAATGCCAGGACTTCCAAAGGTTCCAGCAGCTAATGGTATGGATATACTTGAAAGCGGAGAAATCATAGGATTATCATAA
- the ftcD gene encoding glutamate formimidoyltransferase, translating into MSQEKKYILAVPNFSEGRRQDVIEAVVDQVRNVEGVKLVSYEPEHDFNRTVVTVIGEPAPLKTALKNMAKKCYELIDMREQSGSHPRIGAQDTIPLFPFRNIELEEVIAIANEIGNELFEETKMPIFFAAENASNEERKALAFIRKGQYEGLRDLLKDESNADREARKPDLSVDGKLSDTAGATIVSADNEGLTAFNIFLATEDVATAKAIAKGLRGPSGGFSTVRAVGIKFPERSGVVVSMNMLDCSQTPLYRALNFVRSEAARYGVAVTGTELVGPIKLDYVLNSFEYGLALEGFNKEQILEYHLMG; encoded by the coding sequence GTAAGAAACGTAGAAGGTGTTAAGCTTGTAAGCTATGAACCAGAACACGATTTCAACAGAACAGTTGTTACTGTAATTGGAGAGCCAGCTCCACTTAAGACAGCTCTTAAGAACATGGCTAAGAAGTGTTATGAACTAATCGATATGAGAGAGCAATCAGGATCACACCCAAGAATAGGTGCACAAGATACTATTCCTCTATTCCCATTCAGAAACATTGAATTAGAAGAAGTTATCGCGATTGCAAACGAAATTGGTAATGAACTATTTGAAGAAACTAAGATGCCAATATTCTTCGCAGCTGAAAATGCTAGCAATGAAGAAAGAAAGGCACTTGCTTTCATAAGAAAGGGTCAATACGAAGGACTAAGAGACCTTCTTAAGGACGAATCAAACGCTGATAGAGAAGCTAGAAAGCCAGACCTAAGCGTTGATGGAAAGCTTTCAGATACAGCAGGAGCTACAATCGTTTCAGCTGATAACGAAGGACTAACAGCTTTCAACATATTCCTAGCTACTGAAGATGTTGCAACAGCTAAGGCAATAGCTAAGGGACTAAGAGGACCATCAGGTGGATTCTCAACAGTTAGAGCCGTTGGAATTAAGTTCCCAGAAAGAAGCGGAGTTGTTGTTTCAATGAACATGCTTGACTGTTCACAAACTCCACTATACAGAGCTCTTAACTTTGTAAGATCAGAAGCTGCAAGATACGGAGTAGCAGTTACTGGTACAGAACTAGTAGGACCAATCAAGCTTGATTACGTTCTTAACTCATTCGAATACGGTCTAGCTCTAGAAGGATTCAATAAGGAACAAATTCTAGAATACCACCTAATGGGTTAA